The Paenibacillus mucilaginosus 3016 genome includes the window TTGGAGGAGCCTGCGAAGGGAAGCATCGCCGTTAATGGGGCGGTAAGCCGGGGCATTCATCCGGATACCCGCATCATGTTCCAGGACGCGAGGCTGCTGCCCTGGCAGCGGGTGCTCGCCAATGTGGAGATCGGCGCTCTGCCCGGCGACAAGGCCTCCGCAGCCGAGGCGCTGAGGCTCGTCGGCCTCGAAGAGCGCGCCGGTGCATGGCCCGGCGTCCTCTCCGGCGGGCAGAAGCAGCGTGTCTCACTCGCCCGGGCGCTGGCCGGCAGGCCGAAGCTGCTGCTTCTGGACGAGCCGCTGGGGGCGCTCGATGCGCTCACCCGCATCGATATGCAGGAGCTCATCGAACGGCTGTGGCTCGAGCAGGGCTTCTCGGCGATCCTCGTCACCCATGACGTCAGCGAGGCCGTGGCGCTCGCAGACCGGGTCGTGCTGATCGAGGAGGGCCGGATCGCGATGGATCTGCCCATCGAGCTGGACCGTCCGCGCGAGAGGGACAGCGGCTTCGTTTACTATGAGAAGCTGATTCTCGACCGCATCATGCAGCGGGAGCGGGGGCAGTCCGTTTCGGGACGCAAACGGGAAATTTCGTTCTCCATATAATCCGACTTTTCGCATAGGAAAATACATTACCATTCGTTTAGCCAGCATCCCATTCCAAATTGGAAGGAGCCCGATCCATGACCGCGTACTCCGCATTACAGGAAGACGTAACCTTTCCCCCAGCCGGTTCGGCCGGTCAAGCCGGCACATCCTCACAGGGCGGGGCTGATGTACTGCAGCTGCCCGACCTGCTCTTCGTCACTTACTGCTTCCGAACGTTCGGTCTGAACCGCGGCATCTACAATACGATTGACGAGTGGCTGTACCGCTACGGGATCCTCGAGATTACGAAGCGGCGGCGGACCGTGATCGCCTTCCTGTCGGAGCAGCAGCGGCAGGGCAGGCCGCCCGGCACTTATCTCAAATTCGGGAAGGGCGCATTGACCGGGCTGCTCCACGATTTTGTAACGCACGGACCACAACAAGGTTAGAGGAGGCACCGCGCATGAGCGTCGTTGCGATTGACATTGATATACCGGAAAAGAGTTTCTCCACCCCGCAGGGAAGCGTTAAGGCGCTGCAGGATATCCGCCTGAACATCCGGCAGGGGGAATTCATCACGATCATCGGCCCGAGCGGCTGCGGCAAGAGCACCCTGCTCAAGATTATCGCCGGGCTCGACACGGAGCATGGGGGGCGCGTGCTGCTCGAGGGCCAGCCGGTGGTGAAGCCGGGCATTGACAAAGGGTTCATCTTCCAGGAGCATCGTCTCTTCCCCTGGTTGACCGTCGAGAAGAACATTGCGGCGGATCTGCCGCTGAGCCGCCCGGACGTGCGGGCCAAGGTCGACGAGCTGATCGCTCTCGTGCGGCTGCAGGGCTTCGAGAAGTCT containing:
- a CDS encoding ABC transporter ATP-binding protein gives rise to the protein MSVVAIDIDIPEKSFSTPQGSVKALQDIRLNIRQGEFITIIGPSGCGKSTLLKIIAGLDTEHGGRVLLEGQPVVKPGIDKGFIFQEHRLFPWLTVEKNIAADLPLSRPDVRAKVDELIALVRLQGFEKSYPRELSGGMSQRVAIARALLRSPKVLLLDEPFGALDAFTRSHLQEVLLDIWQKNRTTMILVTHDIDEAVFLANRVIVMDARPGTIRQIVPVDLPFPRKKASSSFLEFRKAVLSEFERVDELELVDSSGI